A DNA window from Pogona vitticeps strain Pit_001003342236 chromosome 2, PviZW2.1, whole genome shotgun sequence contains the following coding sequences:
- the LOC110070969 gene encoding uncharacterized protein LOC110070969, whose product MIQRAGKMSKRRNEQGGHQEPEKGGECLDAEEGVENQDTNRTLGGKQVEEKMDKFMACSEEVQVRQKKSKGQQSHECPECGKTFPHKSALDRHEKVHKGEKPFTCLECGRGFSQSANLAKHFSIHTGEKPFECLECGKTFRLREILIIHERTHSGEKPFECLECGKSFCHRAHLIRHCRTHTGEKPFKCLECGKSFSQSGNLATHLRTHTGEKPCECLDCGKTFGQRSHLTTHERIHSGEKPFKCLECGKSFSQRTALAIHHRIHTGEKPFECRECGKSFGLRAHLTTHERIHSGEKPFKCLECGKSFSHRGDIVRHHRIHTGEKPFKCLNCGKTFSQSANLATHLRSHTDEKPFECQECGKNFRMKISFTNHQRIHRGKKPDIGLVCGKSFICGVSLIKDNHIHNGKKTFKCLRCGKCFNQKSRLAIHQTIHIEKKPFKCPECGKAFRKKSPLTTHERINSGGKPYKCLECGKTFSHHGDIVRHHRTHTGEKPFKCLECGKSFSQSPNLAKYFSIHKGEKPFECLQCGKTFRLREILLIHERTHSGEKPFKCLECGKSFCHPAHLIRHRRTHTGEKPFKCLECGKSFSQSGNLAAHLRTHTGEKPCECLDCGKTFVKRSHLTTHERIHSGEKPFKCLECGISFGRYTALAIHHRTHTGEKPFECQECGKSFGLRAHLTAHERIHSGEKPFTCPECGKSFNRSENLATHLRCHTGKKAFECQECGKNFGMKISFTNHQRIHRGKKPDIGLECGKSFICGVDLIKDNHIHNGEKTFKCPRCGKCFSQKSRLAIHQTIHIEKKPFKCPECGKAFRKKSHLEVHCRIHIAEKSYKCPECGKRLKSGHTLRIYRRVHTGEKPFKWQESGKKFHQRGKLTMCYRIHTGEKPFKCLECGKSFK is encoded by the exons CAGGAAAAATGTCAAAGAGAAGAAACGAACAAGGAGGACATCAAGAACCAGAGAAAGGGGGTGAATGTTTGGATGCCGAAGAGGGTGTTGAGAATCAAGATACAAACAGGACGCTTGGAGGAAAACAAGTAGAGGAGAAGATGGATAAATTCATGGCTTGTTCAGAGGAAGTCCAAGTCCGTCAGAAAAAATCCAAGGGACAGCAAAGCCATGAATGTCCTGAATGTGGGAAAACATTTCCCCATAAATCAGCCTTAGATCGCCATGAGAAAGTTCAcaaaggggagaaaccatttacatgcctggaatgtggaaggGGTTTCAGTCAGTCTGCAAACCTTGCTAAACACTTCAGTAtccatacaggtgagaaaccgtttgaatgcttggaatgtggaaaaaccTTTAGACTGAGAGAAATTCTTATTATTCATGAAAGAACTCACTCAGGAGAGAAGCCTTTTgaatgtctggagtgtggaaaaagcttctgTCACCGTGCACATCTTATTAGGCATTGCAGGACTCACACAGGcgagaagccatttaaatgtctggaatgtggaaagagtttcagtcaatCTGGAAACCTTGCTACACATCTCAGGACCCACACAGGTGAGAAGCCATGTGAATGTCTGGATTGTGGGAAAACCTTTGGACAAAGATCACATCTTACAACCCATGAAAGAATTCAttcaggggagaagccatttaaatgtctggagtgtggaaaaagcttcagtcagcGTACAGCGCTTGCTATACATCACAGGATCCACACAGGTGAAAAACCATTTGAATGCcgggaatgtgggaaaagctttgggCTGAGAGCACATCTTACAACCCATGAAAGAAttcattcaggggagaaaccatttaaatgtctggagtgcggaaaaagcttcagtcaccGTGGAGACATTGTTAGGCATcacagaatccacacaggggagaaaccattcaAATGTCTGAATTGTGGAAAGACTTTCAGTCAGAGTGCCAACCTTGCTACACACCTCAGGAGCCACACAGACGAGAAGCCATTTGAATGCCAAGAATGTGGAAAAAACTTTCGAATGAAAATATCCTTCACTaatcatcaaagaattcacaggGGGAAGAAACCTGACATAGGTCTtgtgtgtggaaagagcttcatttgTGGTGTCAGTCTTATTAAAGATAATCACATCCACAATGGGAAGAAAACCTTTAAGTGTCTGAGGTGTGGAAAGTGTTTCAATCAAAAGTCAAGACTTGCTATCCATCAGACCATCCACATAGAAAAGAAACCATTTAAGTGTCCAGAGTGTGGAAAGGCCTTCAGAAAGAA ATCACCTCTTACAACCCATGAAAGAATTAACTCGGGgggaaaaccatataaatgtctggagtgtggaaaaaCATTCAGTCACCACGGAGACATTGTTAGACATCACAGgacccacacaggtgagaaaccgtttaaatgcctggaatgtggaaagagttttagtcagtcTCCAAACCTTGCTAAATACTTCAGTATCCATAAAGGTGAGAAACCATTTGAATGCTTGCAATGTGGGAAAACTTTTAGACTGAGAGAAATTCTTCTTATTCATGAAAGAACTCACTCAggagagaagccatttaaatgtctggaatgtggaaaaagcttctgtCATCCTGCACATCTAATTAGACATCGCAGGACTCACACAGGcgagaagccatttaaatgtctggagtgtggaaagagtttcagtcaatCTGGAAATCTTGCTGCACACCTTAGGACCCACACAGGCGAGAAACCATGTGAATGTCTGGATTGTGGGAAAACCTTTGTAAAGAGATCACATCTTACCACCCATGAAAGAAttcattcaggggagaaaccatttaaatgtctGGAGTGCGGAATAAGCTTTGGTCGATATACTGCCCTTGCTATACATCACAGGACCCACACAGGCGAAAAACCATTtgaatgccaggaatgtgggaaaagctttgggCTGAGAGCACATCTTACAGCCCATGAAAGAAttcattcaggggagaaaccgttTACATGCccagagtgtggaaagagtttcaatcGGAGTGAAAACCTTGCTACACACCTCAGGTGCCACACAGGCAAGAAGGCATTTGAATGCCAAGAATGTGGAAAAAACTTTGGAATGAAAATATCCTTCACTaatcatcaaagaattcacaggGGGAAGAAACCTGACATAGGTCTtgagtgtggaaaaagttttatTTGTGGTGTTGATCTTATTAAAGATAATCACATCCATAATGGGGAGAAAACCTTTAAGTGTCCGAGGTGTGGAAAGTGTTTCAGTCAAAAGTCAAGACTTGCTATCCATCAGACCATCCACATAGAAAAGAAACCATTTAAGTGTCCAGAGTGTGGAAAGGCCTTCAGAAAGAAGTCCCATCTGGAGGTACATTGTAGAATTCACATTGCAGAGAAAAGTTATAAATGCCCTGAGTGCGGAAAAAGATTAAAGTCAGGTCATACCCTTAGAATATACCGAAgagtccatacaggggagaaaccctttaagtgGCAGGAGAGTGGAAAGAAGTTCCATCAGAGAGGTAAACTTACTATGTGTtacagaatccacacaggggagaagccgtttaaatgcctggagtgcggaaagagcttcaaatgA